The Curtobacterium herbarum genome contains the following window.
CACCTCGGGTCACCCGACACCTGGTCGAGGCGTTCATCGCCGGTCCCCGACCCGCTGCGCCGACCGCGGACGTGCTCGCCGTCCTGACCGACCGCGAGCGGGACGTCTTCATGCTCATGGCCCGCGGACGCTCGAACGGGGAGATCGGTCGCGAGCTGTTCATCGCGGAGCAGACCGTGAAGACCCACGTCGGCCGGGTTCTGGCGAAGCTGCAGCTGCGGGACCGCGTGCACGCCGTGGTGCTGGCGTACGAGTCCGGCCTGGTGACGCCGGCCGGCTGAGCCCGACGGTCGGTTGCGTCAGTCCCGTCGGTTGCGTCGGTTGCGTCGGTCGTGCCGGTTGCGTCGGCGGACGGGACCGCCGCCGTGGCAGGATCGACAGGGCGGCGGTCTCGACGCCGGCGAGGACAGGGAACGAGGACACGATGGCCAGCTTCACCCGCGGGTTCGGCGGACGTCGCCGTGACGTCGACGACAGCAAGGTCCCGCCCGGGCAGACCCTCGTGCACGACTGGCCGGTGCTGTCCGCCGGTGCCACGCCGGAGATCGAGCCGTCCGAGTGGAGCTTCTCGATCCGCACCGAGTCCGGTCTGCACTCGTGGACGTGGGACGAGGTCCGGGCGCTCGGGCTCGAGGACATCACGGTCGACATCCACTGCGTCACGCACTGGACGAAGCTGGGCATGGGGTGGCGAGGGGTGCCGCTCGACAAGCTCTTCGCGGACATCGACACCTCGCTCGACTACTGCATGGTGCACAGCTTCGGCGGGTACACCACGAACGTGCCGCTCGACGAGCTGCTCGCGGGCCAGGCGTGGATCGCGTTCGAGGCGGACGGCGAACCCCTCACCCCGGAGCACGGCGGCCCCGCGCGGCTGCTCGTCCCGCACCTGTACTTCTGGAAGAGCGCGAAGTGGGTCCGCGGTATCGTGATGCACGCCGAGGACGAGCCCGGGTTCTGGGAGAACGCCGGCTACAACATGCACGGTGACCCGTGGAAGGAAGAGCGGTACTGGTGAGCCTGCCCTCCGCACCGGTCCGGCCGCTCCGCCGCCCGGCCTGGCACGACGCGACGGTCGCCGTGGTCTCACCCGAGACGCCGAACGCCGGCCGCCTGGTCCTGGAGGTCCCGACCTGGCCGGGCAACGACCCCGGACAGCACCTGGACCTGCGGCTGACCGCCGAGGACGGCTACCAGGCGACCCGCTCGTACTCGATCGCGTCCGCGGGCGACGGCACCCGGATCACGCTGGCGGTCGACCGCGTCGAGGACGGCGAGGTCTCCCCGTTCCTGGTCGACGCCGTCGAGGTCGGTGACACGCTCGAGGTGCACGGTCCACTCGGCGGGTGGTTCGTCTGGCGCCCGGACGTCTCGGCGGCCGATCCGCGTCCGGTGCAGCTGATCGCCGGCGGCTCGGGCATCGTGCCGCTGCTGCCGATGGTGACCGCGCACGCCGAGGCCGCCGACCCGTCCCCGTTCCGGATGCTGTACGCCGTCCGGACCCCCGAGGACGTCTTCTTCCGCGCCGAGCTCGACGCGGCGGTCGCGGCGTCGGACCGGGCGCCGTTCACCCTCGAGGTCGTCTACAGCCGACGGACACCGCCCGGGGCCGAGACGCCCGCCGGACGACTGACCCGCGATCGGCTCGCCGCGTCGGTCCTGCCGCCCGAGGCCGGAGCGCTCGTCTACGTCTGCGGCTCGACCCCGTTCGTGGAGCAGGTGCTCCGCTGGCTGGGCGAACTGGGTCACGACACCACCGACGTCCGTGCGGAGCGCTTCGGCGGCTGACCGGCTGCCGGGCTGAGCGGTCGACCGGGACGAGCCCGTAACCGGCGCGAGCGGGCGGTGCCGGTGCTGCACCGCCCGCTCACGGGACCGGGGTCAGCCCTGCGACGGCTGTTCCTGGACGAAGAACTTCAGC
Protein-coding sequences here:
- a CDS encoding FAD-binding oxidoreductase, which codes for MSLPSAPVRPLRRPAWHDATVAVVSPETPNAGRLVLEVPTWPGNDPGQHLDLRLTAEDGYQATRSYSIASAGDGTRITLAVDRVEDGEVSPFLVDAVEVGDTLEVHGPLGGWFVWRPDVSAADPRPVQLIAGGSGIVPLLPMVTAHAEAADPSPFRMLYAVRTPEDVFFRAELDAAVAASDRAPFTLEVVYSRRTPPGAETPAGRLTRDRLAASVLPPEAGALVYVCGSTPFVEQVLRWLGELGHDTTDVRAERFGG
- a CDS encoding molybdopterin-dependent oxidoreductase, which produces MASFTRGFGGRRRDVDDSKVPPGQTLVHDWPVLSAGATPEIEPSEWSFSIRTESGLHSWTWDEVRALGLEDITVDIHCVTHWTKLGMGWRGVPLDKLFADIDTSLDYCMVHSFGGYTTNVPLDELLAGQAWIAFEADGEPLTPEHGGPARLLVPHLYFWKSAKWVRGIVMHAEDEPGFWENAGYNMHGDPWKEERYW